TTAGTGAAGAAGCTTGGACCAGAACGGTCCAAGCGGTATTTTTACTATTTGAATAGATTATTGAGCCAGAAGTTGACTAAAGCTGAGTTTGATAAGTTATGCTTTTTGACCCTTGGAAGGGAAAATCTCCCGTTACATAATCAATTGATACGTTCAATATTGAGAAATGCTTGTCAAGCGAAAGTTCCACCACCTCCAGTTCGAGAGAAGGAAGCTCCAACAACTAAGTCGATAGTAAAGAAATCATCATCTTCACTTGAAAACGGGTATCAACAAAATGGACCTGCTGCTCCATCTCTCTCTCAGGGTCCTCCACTCTTTTGGTCCAATGGAGATGTTTTGCCGACCTCTCCTCGCAAAAGCAGGACTTTAGTTCGTGAAAGGAGGCCTAGAGATCGGGCTGCAGATCGCCCTAGCCCTCTAGGACCAAATGGGAAAACAGTAGATGGAATCGTGAAGGTTATTACAGAAAATGGGGATTTGAGTTCTCATGATTTGCAGAGGTCAATCCATCAAAATCATCAAGGAAATGCTGAGCACCCCGATATTGATCAAGATGCATCGCCTAGTAGATCCACAAAAAGACCTAGAACAAAGAAGTTGCCCGAGGATGATCTGGTTTCTGTACATATCAAAGGTTCTTCTGATGCAGTCCTTGTTGAAGACAGGGACAGCCTGGAGCAAACTGGAAATTCTAACTCAAGCACAAGAAGTACATTGTCTGCTCCTCTAGGAATACCATATTGCTCAGCAAGCATTGGTGGGGCCCGCAGGACCTTGCCTGCAGCAAGCAGTAGTTATTATACTAGCACTTGCGAGAGTGGTGGATTACCTGGTACAGACACACTGAGAAAACGTATGGAGCAGATCGCAGGAGCACATGGACTTGAAGGGATATCAACCGATTGTGCAAATTTGTTGAATAATGGGTTGGATACATATTTGAAACGATTAATTAGGTCTTGTGTTGAGCTAGTGGGAGCAAGATCTGGACATGAACCCACAAAGGTTCCTGTTTACAAGCAACAGCCGCACGGGAAGCTTATCAATGGCACTTGGGTCGGGCAGCAACTACAGATGCAAAGTGGCGTTATGCCCATGGAAGGGATGCAAGAATTCAGATCCCATAGTCCGATATCTCTACTTGATTTCAAGGTAGCAATGGAACTAAACCCACAACAGCTTGGGGAAGACTGGCCATCTCTGTTGGAAAAAATATGTTTGCAGTCATACGAAGAATAAAAGCATCTGAAGCGAAACTTTCGGTACTCTCAAGAGTCTTGTTGGCGTGTGGGGCCGCACTGGTTCAAAGGGCTTGAAATTGTGGATGGGCACAGACCATGTAATGACTTCTACAGCCACTGTAAACCACTTTATCTCCCTCAGCATAGATCTTCATCCTTTCCAATATGAAACGAGGGATCTGAGCAGGAAATCGCGGGATTCTCCTGGCTTTGGGCCCATGCAAAGAATACAGTTAACAGCAACCATTTAATGGGGAATTTGAAAAATTACCCCATGCTTTGGTCGCACTGTTGTATGTTTAGCATTTGTGTTGGTTCTCTCTCCCACCATCACCGCATATCTTGAGCTTTTCTGTAATTTACAGAGCTAATGAGGAAAATTAGAACAGTTTTGCAGGAATACAATGTGTAGCTTAAAGGTAAGAAAATTTCATGTAAGGAGCACAGAGTGGCGGTGTATGTACTATGAAATATGAAATTTTATTGAAGTCTTAATATTAACTGCAGCGTATCATTTCATGCTGTTCGTTTACATACTTTGGATGTTTTGTTTGAAAGGTTAACACAATCTCAGAGTTTAAACTCTGAATTATTAATTTTTTGATGTGCTCAGTCGTCACACAGTAATTCTGCTGCAGTCTGATCTAGTAGGGTTTTCCTCATTATTTGTTCTTCAATTTGTTTCACCAATTGAAGGAtatactttgttgttgttgtttttctgcTTTTGAGATTATGGAAGTGCTTGTTCTTTGTTTCAGTTACTTTTTTACTCTTGCACATTAACTGTCCTGAGTTTTATATAGAAACTGTTCTTTGTCAGAACGGATAAGAAAAGACTGATTATGCTTCTATTCAGGCTAGTTTGGAACCATCAACTGAAGACAACATCTTGGAGATGTGTTATAGTTGCTGATTCTTTTAACCTccttttttcatttcttatcttaATATCAACCTTTCCTGGAATTGTCTTGAGCACGAGCAGCACAACATAAATTGCCTATTGGTGTTAAGTGCAGTGCTTTCTTACCGTTTAAAAGGACCAATTCCATTCTCTTTTTACAGCCACCGAGCTTCAAAGAATTCATGCCGAGGTGGAAGATTACATATCAGGTAACTATTTGTTTTTATTTCCTTTTCTGATGACTTATGCTGAGGTTTCAACATTTTAGTGGCTGATAGGCTTCATTTGTTCACTTCCTTCATTATTATTCTTGTATTAAGGGAATTTGACATCTCCACCCTTTGCGGTGAGGATCTATGTGTTTTCGTAATGTCTGTGTACCTAATGATGCTTCTTATCCTATGGTTCTTGCCTGTTAGGGGTTTTTGGTTCCACTAACTTGTCACCTGGAGATGGTGTTTGGTTCTGTTTTCACATTACAGTTGTGGGTTTATAAGTTCGTACACATATTACTGTTATGGATTATTCTGCATTGCACTCTTAGCAAGTTGGCATTAGTTTCCATCCCTATGGTGCTTCATGATGTCTCTAACATAGTGTGGCTTGCAACTATGATCTACAATAAATAGTCTTTTGTTATGATACCCTAACACCAAGACTATCTTTTCTATATCCTTGCGAACTCTTATGACAAGATTATCTGAATCTTGTCTGGTTACATAACTTCAGCAATGCAATTAATCTGTTTGTTTACCATGTGGCCTCTATTTCCACATTGCCGTCGTTTAC
This DNA window, taken from Papaver somniferum cultivar HN1 chromosome 3, ASM357369v1, whole genome shotgun sequence, encodes the following:
- the LOC113358554 gene encoding uncharacterized protein LOC113358554; the encoded protein is MQPSQQQQQPPPRINISDLKAQLVKKLGPERSKRYFYYLNRLLSQKLTKAEFDKLCFLTLGRENLPLHNQLIRSILRNACQAKVPPPPVREKEAPTTKSIVKKSSSSLENGYQQNGPAAPSLSQGPPLFWSNGDVLPTSPRKSRTLVRERRPRDRAADRPSPLGPNGKTVDGIVKVITENGDLSSHDLQRSIHQNHQGNAEHPDIDQDASPSRSTKRPRTKKLPEDDLVSVHIKGSSDAVLVEDRDSLEQTGNSNSSTRSTLSAPLGIPYCSASIGGARRTLPAASSSYYTSTCESGGLPGTDTLRKRMEQIAGAHGLEGISTDCANLLNNGLDTYLKRLIRSCVELVGARSGHEPTKVPVYKQQPHGKLINGTWVGQQLQMQSGVMPMEGMQEFRSHSPISLLDFKVAMELNPQQLGEDWPSLLEKICLQSYEE